A window of the Thalassospira indica genome harbors these coding sequences:
- a CDS encoding methyl-accepting chemotaxis protein — MSFLSRMKLVYQISLLSIVALVIFAIVGITQFVADQQRQSAQLIAKAASEDSRTVSTVSRAFLDARRHEKDFVIRRSEEYVTAHAEAAAQIRAGPEELSGREELGGLLEQVEQVQTAVDNYVSEFATVVELQRKVGLDESSGLLGEMRSAASEVETALAEVAKLEAMLGLSGTKDLSIAVLQMRRDEKDFLARLDPAYVESVEATSKQFSAALERAGSIQDEKKQQLGKLMDSYLADFKTLADAVLEREESLERLSAYYAAVEPVLETLGNEVRTVAENMQQRAEQIAHSGVQVTFAIFIAGAIIMILMSMVLARAIVRAITGLTDKMARLAKNDFDVKLDEADRKDEIGEMGRSVVVFRENGLERQKLEAQQRELDEKQRQRIEAQEQHIREFDDDVVAMMSEVGTAVQQLHSVSEVLRNSAATANEQSTTVSAGSEEASSNVQLVATAATELSASIHEIAGQISDTSKMAATASDRAQTTNDDIQGLNAAAVRIGEVINLISDIAEQTNLLALNATIEAARAGDAGKGFAVVASEVKNLANQTAKATEDISSQINDIQQATQSAVDAIDSIVQMIKDISERASAVAAAVEQQTVATSEISQNVEQAASATTEISNAMQGVSSAVAETTEAADDVRGSADNLGRQSDGLSERIDNFLARMRSIS, encoded by the coding sequence ATGTCTTTCTTGTCGCGAATGAAGCTGGTTTACCAGATCTCGCTGCTGAGTATCGTTGCTCTGGTGATTTTCGCCATTGTCGGGATCACGCAATTCGTTGCCGATCAACAGCGCCAATCCGCGCAATTGATCGCCAAAGCTGCGAGCGAAGACTCCCGAACCGTAAGTACCGTATCGCGCGCATTCCTCGATGCACGTCGCCACGAAAAAGATTTTGTTATTCGACGAAGCGAGGAATATGTCACTGCCCACGCCGAAGCCGCCGCACAAATCCGGGCCGGTCCGGAAGAGCTTTCCGGGCGCGAAGAACTTGGCGGTCTTCTTGAGCAGGTCGAGCAGGTCCAGACAGCCGTCGATAATTATGTGTCGGAATTCGCCACTGTCGTTGAACTGCAGCGCAAGGTTGGTCTGGACGAGAGTTCGGGCTTGCTTGGCGAAATGCGCAGTGCTGCATCCGAAGTCGAAACTGCTTTGGCAGAAGTAGCCAAGCTTGAAGCGATGCTGGGACTGAGTGGCACCAAGGACCTGTCGATTGCCGTTTTGCAGATGCGTCGAGATGAAAAGGATTTTCTTGCCCGTCTGGATCCGGCCTATGTCGAAAGTGTCGAAGCAACTTCCAAGCAATTCTCGGCTGCGCTTGAGCGCGCCGGCAGCATTCAGGATGAAAAGAAACAGCAGCTTGGCAAGCTGATGGATTCATATCTGGCAGATTTCAAAACCCTTGCAGACGCCGTTCTTGAACGTGAAGAGTCTCTGGAACGCCTCAGCGCGTATTACGCCGCGGTCGAGCCGGTTCTGGAAACATTGGGCAATGAAGTCCGAACCGTTGCCGAAAACATGCAACAACGTGCCGAACAAATCGCTCATAGCGGGGTTCAGGTTACCTTTGCGATCTTTATCGCCGGTGCGATCATCATGATCCTGATGTCGATGGTTCTTGCACGCGCCATCGTGCGGGCCATCACCGGGTTGACCGACAAGATGGCCCGGCTGGCCAAGAACGACTTTGACGTCAAACTGGATGAAGCCGACCGCAAGGATGAAATCGGCGAAATGGGCCGGTCAGTGGTTGTCTTCCGCGAGAACGGTCTGGAACGGCAAAAGCTTGAAGCCCAGCAACGCGAACTTGACGAAAAGCAACGCCAGCGCATTGAGGCGCAGGAACAGCACATTCGCGAATTTGACGATGATGTCGTCGCAATGATGAGCGAAGTGGGGACTGCCGTTCAACAGCTGCATTCCGTCTCCGAAGTTCTGCGCAACAGTGCAGCCACAGCAAATGAACAGTCGACAACTGTTTCTGCGGGCAGTGAAGAAGCGTCGTCAAACGTGCAACTTGTTGCAACGGCGGCGACGGAGCTTTCGGCCTCTATTCACGAGATCGCCGGCCAGATCAGCGATACTTCGAAGATGGCCGCGACGGCAAGTGATCGTGCCCAGACAACCAACGATGATATTCAGGGCCTGAATGCGGCCGCTGTCCGGATTGGCGAGGTCATCAATCTGATCAGCGATATCGCCGAGCAAACCAACCTTCTGGCCCTGAACGCTACGATCGAAGCCGCCCGTGCCGGTGATGCTGGCAAGGGCTTTGCCGTGGTCGCAAGCGAGGTGAAAAACCTTGCCAATCAGACCGCCAAGGCGACCGAGGATATTTCAAGCCAGATCAATGATATCCAGCAGGCGACACAGTCGGCTGTCGATGCGATTGATAGCATCGTTCAGATGATCAAGGATATCAGCGAACGGGCATCTGCGGTGGCCGCAGCCGTCGAACAACAGACCGTTGCGACCAGCGAGATTTCCCAGAATGTCGAACAGGCTGCATCGGCAACCACCGAAATCTCGAACGCCATGCAAGGGGTCTCGTCGGCGGTGGCAGAAACCACCGAGGCTGCCGATGATGTGCGTGGTTCGGCCGATAACCTGGGTCGTCAAAGTGATGGTCTGAGTGAACGTATCGATAACTTCCTTGCAAGGATGCGCTCGATTTCATAG
- a CDS encoding division/cell wall cluster transcriptional repressor MraZ, whose product MLFTGTHIHKLDRKGRVSVPKRFRAALDTEEFAGIYLYQSHKESALEGCSHSHMERIAASLDELDMFSDEADDLADTILGSSHMLPYDGEGRIILPAELIEFARIEDQVAFVGRGRTFRLWNPDIFKPLQEASRTRTLNRGATLKLKPMTELPKGARPGTVTEEDAS is encoded by the coding sequence GTGCTGTTCACAGGGACGCACATTCACAAGCTGGACCGGAAGGGACGCGTATCCGTCCCCAAACGGTTCCGTGCGGCCCTCGATACCGAAGAATTCGCCGGCATCTACCTGTATCAATCCCACAAGGAAAGCGCGCTTGAAGGCTGCAGCCACAGCCATATGGAGCGCATTGCCGCATCGCTTGATGAACTCGACATGTTTTCTGACGAGGCCGACGATCTGGCAGACACCATCCTTGGGTCCTCACATATGCTTCCTTACGACGGCGAAGGCCGCATCATTCTGCCCGCAGAATTGATCGAATTCGCCCGCATCGAAGATCAGGTCGCCTTTGTCGGCCGTGGTCGCACCTTCCGCCTGTGGAACCCTGACATCTTCAAGCCCCTGCAAGAAGCCAGCCGGACCCGCACGCTTAACCGTGGTGCGACATTGAAGCTCAAACCGATGACTGAACTCCCCAAAGGTGCACGTCCCGGCACCGTAACGGAGGAGGACGCATCATGA
- a CDS encoding EF-hand domain-containing protein has translation MRIKAAILLMGCAFSWAALVPGLNPITGGEATAQGLSLDPAGGGSNSPEVSSPQMRELLPLIMQQLQNNPELMSQFGLGGLSGLNGLNGDGSGAGVPGMTGDGVSNIPGLSEAIAKALAQQNGGAGVAPSGVPEQVKVYREQYHPVDIDQDGRISADEAAAYASWMFRRRDITGDNVLVAREFAAVEKLPGSSDANRQRLRTESRRLELLFPEFDADGDKMISKEEFMAQVHATYDEKRGAAADIDPFSFQTVLPF, from the coding sequence TTGCGGATAAAAGCTGCCATTCTATTAATGGGTTGCGCATTTTCCTGGGCCGCATTGGTTCCCGGGCTAAATCCGATCACGGGTGGGGAGGCCACGGCGCAGGGGCTGAGTCTTGACCCGGCCGGTGGCGGATCAAATTCGCCCGAAGTTTCATCGCCGCAGATGCGTGAATTGCTGCCCTTGATCATGCAACAGCTGCAAAACAATCCGGAACTGATGTCTCAGTTTGGACTGGGCGGGCTTTCGGGGCTGAATGGCCTGAATGGGGATGGCTCCGGTGCAGGTGTTCCCGGTATGACAGGCGACGGTGTGTCGAACATCCCCGGACTGAGCGAGGCAATTGCAAAGGCGCTTGCCCAGCAAAATGGCGGCGCTGGCGTCGCCCCATCGGGCGTCCCCGAACAAGTCAAAGTCTATCGCGAACAATACCACCCGGTTGATATCGACCAGGATGGCCGGATAAGCGCGGATGAGGCTGCCGCCTATGCCAGCTGGATGTTCAGGCGGCGCGATATCACGGGCGATAATGTTTTGGTGGCGCGCGAATTTGCCGCAGTTGAAAAATTGCCGGGTTCTTCGGATGCCAATCGACAAAGGTTGCGCACCGAAAGCCGCCGACTTGAATTGCTGTTTCCGGAATTTGATGCCGATGGTGACAAGATGATCAGCAAGGAAGAATTCATGGCGCAGGTGCATGCGACCTATGATGAAAAGCGCGGAGCGGCGGCGGACATTGATCCGTTTTCGTTCCAGACGGTTTTGCCATTCTAG
- a CDS encoding cysteine hydrolase family protein, whose amino-acid sequence MSKTALILIDWQNGFDDLSYWGNRNNPDAEANGEKLLAHWRAKGWPVFHAKHNSTEPQSRLHPDHPGNAFKPGLAPKDDEPVYGKNVNSALIGTDLEADLRAQGISKLVLCGITTDHCVNTTTRMAANLGFDATIAADACATFDRSLPDGRVFPAQMVHDVALASLNGEFAAVKTAVEIIAG is encoded by the coding sequence ATGAGCAAAACCGCCCTGATCCTGATTGATTGGCAGAATGGATTTGATGACCTCAGTTATTGGGGAAATCGCAACAACCCCGACGCCGAAGCCAACGGCGAAAAACTGCTCGCACACTGGCGCGCCAAAGGTTGGCCTGTGTTTCACGCCAAGCACAACTCGACAGAGCCGCAATCGCGCCTGCATCCCGACCATCCCGGCAACGCTTTCAAGCCGGGTCTTGCGCCCAAGGATGATGAGCCGGTCTATGGCAAGAACGTCAATTCTGCCCTGATCGGCACGGACCTTGAGGCCGATCTGCGTGCGCAAGGCATTTCGAAACTGGTTCTGTGCGGGATAACCACGGATCATTGCGTGAACACAACCACCCGCATGGCGGCCAATCTTGGATTTGATGCCACCATTGCGGCGGATGCCTGTGCGACCTTTGATCGCAGTTTGCCAGACGGGCGGGTTTTCCCGGCCCAGATGGTTCATGATGTTGCGCTTGCCAGCCTGAATGGCGAGTTTGCAGCGGTGAAAACAGCGGTGGAAATCATTGCGGGCTAA
- a CDS encoding pyridoxamine 5'-phosphate oxidase family protein, producing the protein MTKIDTQEKLRAIYGEPLGLAVSKCLPAPDPHCKHFISLAPFAVISSSDTNGNADVSPRGDGPGFIKVVDDKTLVMPDRPGNNRVDTLSNIVDNPKVGMLFFVPGVNETLRINGVAEISTDPALLGLFADTPKAPITAIKITVEEAFLHCAKALMRSKLWDPETRIERKTLPTLGKMIKDQTASDIPESTQEEVDKYFAQSIAERG; encoded by the coding sequence ATGACCAAAATCGATACTCAGGAAAAGCTCCGTGCCATTTACGGAGAGCCGCTTGGACTTGCTGTCAGCAAATGTTTGCCGGCGCCTGATCCGCACTGCAAGCACTTCATATCGCTTGCGCCCTTTGCGGTCATTTCCTCGTCAGATACCAATGGCAACGCAGATGTCAGCCCGCGTGGCGATGGCCCGGGTTTCATCAAGGTTGTTGATGACAAAACACTGGTCATGCCCGATCGTCCGGGGAATAACCGGGTCGATACCCTGTCAAACATCGTCGACAACCCGAAAGTCGGGATGCTGTTTTTCGTGCCGGGCGTGAACGAAACGCTGCGCATCAATGGTGTTGCTGAAATCAGCACCGACCCGGCTTTGCTCGGGCTTTTTGCCGACACGCCCAAGGCACCAATAACCGCAATCAAGATCACGGTCGAGGAAGCCTTCCTGCATTGCGCAAAGGCGCTGATGCGTTCCAAGCTATGGGATCCGGAAACCCGGATCGAACGCAAAACGCTTCCGACCTTGGGCAAGATGATCAAGGATCAGACAGCGTCCGATATTCCCGAAAGCACGCAGGAAGAAGTAGACAAGTATTTCGCGCAATCCATTGCCGAGCGCGGTTGA
- the corA gene encoding magnesium/cobalt transporter CorA: MDTNEFFAPVRANTDSGNAASPAASDSAVGDSGQATEAANTSSEQSGAKPAAAKAERLPVWVDLHAPTPDEIHEIEERFGIEIPTREEMQEIELSSRLYDEDGALFMTVSVLTKATTDAPQTTAVTFILVKKTLITVRYADPVPFKTFIRRVKRSPSLANSAEAVLFGLLEQIVDRLADLMEQTATDLESLSNQVFISPDEKSSDADHRETLRQIGRTGNLSGKAKDSLLNLHRLGLFLSTQARLKKDAKARLKILSRDIVSITEHANFIANKVTFLLDATLGMISLEQNNIIKIFSVAAAAFLPPTLIASIYGMNFEFMPELGWEFGYPVAIGLMVLSAVLPLLYFKRKGWL; encoded by the coding sequence ATGGACACCAACGAATTCTTTGCCCCGGTGCGCGCAAACACCGACAGCGGCAATGCCGCCAGTCCGGCTGCTTCTGATAGCGCCGTCGGTGACAGTGGGCAGGCAACCGAGGCCGCAAACACGTCTTCTGAACAATCTGGCGCCAAACCGGCTGCTGCCAAGGCCGAACGCCTTCCGGTTTGGGTCGATTTGCATGCCCCGACGCCCGATGAAATTCACGAGATCGAAGAACGCTTTGGCATTGAAATACCGACGCGCGAAGAAATGCAGGAAATCGAACTGTCATCGCGCTTGTATGACGAAGACGGTGCGTTGTTCATGACGGTTTCGGTTCTGACCAAGGCAACCACCGATGCGCCGCAAACCACGGCGGTGACGTTTATTCTGGTCAAAAAGACCCTGATCACCGTGCGTTATGCCGATCCAGTACCGTTCAAGACCTTCATCCGTCGTGTGAAACGCAGCCCGTCGCTTGCCAATAGCGCCGAGGCCGTTTTGTTTGGTCTGCTTGAACAGATTGTTGATCGACTTGCCGACCTGATGGAGCAAACGGCGACCGATCTTGAAAGCCTGTCCAATCAGGTCTTTATCAGCCCCGACGAGAAGAGCTCGGATGCGGATCACCGCGAAACCCTGCGTCAGATCGGGCGTACCGGTAACCTGTCGGGCAAGGCCAAGGACAGTCTATTGAACCTGCATCGTTTGGGATTGTTCCTCTCAACACAGGCGCGCCTTAAAAAGGATGCCAAGGCACGGCTTAAAATCCTGTCGCGCGATATTGTTTCGATCACCGAACACGCCAATTTCATCGCCAACAAGGTAACTTTCCTGCTGGATGCGACCCTTGGCATGATCAGCCTTGAACAAAACAACATCATCAAGATCTTCTCGGTTGCTGCGGCCGCCTTCCTGCCGCCGACCCTGATCGCTAGCATCTATGGCATGAACTTCGAATTCATGCCCGAACTGGGGTGGGAGTTCGGCTATCCGGTCGCAATCGGCCTGATGGTACTGTCGGCTGTCCTGCCGCTGCTGTATTTCAAGCGCAAAGGATGGCTTTAG
- a CDS encoding ATP-binding cassette domain-containing protein — protein MAPPLININDIHLTFGGNDLFSDVSFAIGDRDRLCLVGRNGGGKSTLLKIIAGEIEPDGGERFVQPGCKVAYLNQEPKFDGYDTVEDFVLSALDDHEQDYAYRSDMLLASVDIDPKSDPKQLSGGEGRRAAIARALIADPQVLLLDEPTNHLDLPTIEWLEGEIKNFRGAVVVISHDRAFLNAVSNGVLWLDRGVMHQGAINFSQFEEWSEEIYRKEAEERAKLDKLIAQETVWSVQGISARRKRNQGRLRRLYDMRAQRSQQVDRIGNVSLAADAGETSGKVVIEATDIAKAFGDRQIIADFSTRILRGDKVGIIGPNGAGKTTLLKMLTGQIEPDSGTIKIGTNLNPSYFDQKRAALDDSKTLWDTLCDVGGDQVMVRGNPRHVVSYLRDFLFDEKQARSPVGALSGGERNRLLLAKQLAKPTNLLIMDEPTNDLDMDTLDLLQEMLSDYEGTLLLVSHDRDFLDRVVTSSIVMEGDGTAIEYAGGYSDYIAQRRLSRAEAAKEEKAAAKQVKKAAQASAPKSKPTGKLSYKDQREYDNLPTAMAKLEAEIATLEDALSDSNLFTKDPNGFQKKVDRLDAARSELEASEERWLELEMLREELGQS, from the coding sequence ATGGCGCCACCGCTGATCAATATTAACGACATTCACCTGACCTTTGGCGGGAATGATCTGTTTTCCGATGTGTCATTTGCCATTGGTGACCGCGACCGCCTGTGCCTTGTCGGGCGCAATGGTGGTGGCAAATCGACTCTTTTGAAAATCATCGCCGGTGAAATCGAACCCGATGGCGGGGAACGCTTTGTTCAGCCAGGCTGCAAGGTGGCCTACCTTAACCAGGAACCCAAATTCGACGGCTATGACACGGTCGAGGATTTCGTGCTTTCGGCCCTTGATGACCATGAACAGGATTATGCTTATCGATCCGACATGTTGCTGGCATCGGTTGATATTGATCCGAAGTCGGACCCGAAACAGCTTTCAGGTGGAGAAGGCCGCCGGGCTGCTATTGCACGTGCGCTGATTGCCGATCCGCAGGTTCTGTTGCTTGATGAGCCGACCAACCACCTTGATTTGCCGACGATTGAATGGCTTGAAGGCGAAATCAAGAATTTCCGTGGTGCGGTTGTCGTCATCTCGCACGACCGTGCATTCCTGAATGCCGTATCTAATGGTGTGCTGTGGCTTGATCGCGGTGTGATGCATCAGGGTGCGATCAACTTTTCCCAGTTCGAGGAATGGTCCGAGGAAATCTATCGCAAGGAAGCCGAGGAGCGCGCCAAGCTTGATAAACTGATTGCGCAGGAAACCGTCTGGTCGGTGCAGGGCATTTCAGCCCGCCGCAAACGCAACCAGGGCCGTCTGCGCCGTCTTTATGACATGCGCGCCCAGCGTTCACAGCAGGTTGACCGCATCGGTAATGTATCACTTGCGGCCGATGCCGGTGAGACATCCGGCAAAGTCGTGATCGAAGCGACCGATATCGCCAAAGCATTTGGCGACCGTCAGATTATCGCTGATTTCTCGACCCGTATTTTGCGTGGCGACAAGGTTGGCATTATCGGCCCGAACGGGGCCGGTAAAACCACGCTTTTGAAAATGCTGACCGGTCAGATCGAACCTGACAGTGGCACGATCAAGATCGGCACCAACCTTAATCCAAGCTATTTCGATCAGAAACGCGCCGCCCTTGATGACAGCAAGACCCTTTGGGATACGCTGTGTGATGTTGGCGGTGATCAGGTGATGGTGCGTGGCAATCCCCGCCATGTGGTCAGCTATCTGCGTGACTTCCTGTTTGATGAAAAACAGGCCAGAAGCCCGGTTGGCGCGCTTTCGGGCGGTGAACGCAACCGGTTGTTGCTGGCAAAGCAGCTTGCCAAACCGACCAACCTTCTGATCATGGATGAGCCGACCAACGATCTGGATATGGATACGCTCGATCTGCTTCAGGAAATGCTGAGTGACTATGAAGGCACGCTTCTTCTTGTCAGCCACGATCGTGACTTCCTTGATCGCGTTGTGACATCATCGATCGTCATGGAAGGCGATGGGACTGCCATCGAATATGCCGGTGGTTATTCCGATTACATCGCACAACGCAGACTTTCGCGCGCCGAGGCCGCCAAGGAAGAAAAGGCGGCCGCCAAACAGGTCAAAAAGGCCGCACAGGCATCTGCACCGAAATCAAAACCGACAGGCAAGCTCAGCTATAAGGATCAGCGCGAATACGACAATCTGCCTACTGCGATGGCCAAACTGGAAGCGGAAATCGCCACCCTTGAGGACGCGCTTTCTGATAGCAACCTGTTCACCAAGGACCCGAACGGTTTCCAGAAAAAGGTGGATCGCCTTGATGCTGCGCGCTCAGAACTTGAAGCATCCGAGGAACGCTGGCTGGAACTTGAAATGCTGCGCGAGGAACTTGGGCAGAGCTGA
- a CDS encoding TerB family tellurite resistance protein yields MSIWGKIIGGTAGFALGGPLGAILGTAAGHVVDKIKSNARGPQIGGHDPRQIAFATGVVVLAAKMAKVDGHVSRDEVNAFKRVFHIPSGEEKNVGRIFDMARSSSDGFEVYAHQIATMFRGERAILEGVLEALYQIAMADGELHPAEQDYLKKVAHIFGFAEIDFERVHHAFTASDGPDPYEQLGLTREASDDDLKSAHRKLSRENHPDTLMAKGMPPEFIEQANEKMARINAAWDQIRKERGIR; encoded by the coding sequence ATGAGCATCTGGGGCAAAATTATTGGCGGAACTGCAGGCTTTGCCCTGGGCGGACCATTGGGTGCAATTCTCGGCACGGCGGCCGGTCATGTCGTTGACAAGATCAAAAGCAATGCACGCGGGCCGCAAATTGGCGGGCATGATCCCCGCCAGATCGCCTTTGCAACCGGTGTGGTCGTGCTGGCCGCCAAAATGGCCAAGGTTGACGGCCATGTCAGCCGCGATGAAGTCAACGCCTTCAAACGCGTGTTCCATATCCCGTCGGGCGAAGAAAAGAATGTCGGTCGCATCTTTGACATGGCTCGGTCATCGTCTGACGGGTTCGAGGTCTATGCCCATCAGATTGCCACCATGTTTCGTGGTGAACGCGCCATCCTTGAAGGCGTGCTTGAGGCGCTTTATCAAATCGCCATGGCCGACGGCGAACTGCATCCGGCCGAACAGGACTACCTTAAAAAGGTCGCCCATATCTTTGGCTTTGCCGAGATCGACTTTGAACGGGTTCATCATGCCTTCACCGCCTCAGACGGCCCGGATCCCTATGAGCAACTTGGCCTGACGCGTGAGGCCAGTGACGATGACCTGAAATCGGCCCATCGGAAACTGTCGCGCGAAAATCATCCAGACACCCTGATGGCCAAGGGCATGCCGCCAGAATTCATTGAACAGGCCAACGAAAAGATGGCGCGGATCAATGCGGCCTGGGATCAAATCCGCAAAGAGCGCGGCATCCGCTAG
- a CDS encoding N-acetylmuramoyl-L-alanine amidase, whose amino-acid sequence MGEKITKTRSAGNMISHPSPNFGDRPDGCPIDILVLHYTGMQSGADALERLCDPESSVSSHYLIEEDGRIFQLVDEGKRAWHAGLGIWQDCSDVNSNSIGIEIVNPGHEYGYRPFPEIQIKSVIDLTQDILKRHEIPASRIIAHSDMAPDRKEDPGELFPWQQLAEHGIGLWPGCHGVAEISSGISGTAASPDEFYRLLEAIGYGPADSDEDKAKRTIAFQRHWRQNDISGDVDGECIAIAKVLASAIIR is encoded by the coding sequence ATGGGGGAAAAGATCACCAAAACGCGATCAGCGGGAAACATGATTTCCCACCCCTCCCCCAATTTCGGCGATCGTCCGGATGGATGCCCGATTGATATTCTCGTCCTGCATTACACCGGCATGCAATCAGGCGCCGACGCACTTGAACGCCTGTGCGATCCGGAAAGTTCTGTCTCAAGCCATTACCTGATCGAGGAAGATGGCCGCATCTTTCAGCTGGTTGATGAAGGCAAGCGCGCCTGGCATGCGGGGCTTGGCATTTGGCAAGATTGTAGCGATGTGAATTCTAATTCCATCGGGATCGAGATCGTCAATCCGGGACATGAATATGGCTATCGCCCGTTTCCGGAAATCCAGATCAAATCCGTTATAGATCTGACGCAAGACATCCTCAAACGCCATGAGATCCCCGCCAGCCGCATTATCGCCCATTCCGATATGGCCCCGGACCGCAAGGAAGATCCGGGTGAACTGTTCCCGTGGCAGCAGCTGGCCGAACACGGCATCGGTCTATGGCCCGGATGCCATGGCGTTGCTGAAATCAGTTCCGGCATTTCCGGCACAGCTGCCAGCCCGGATGAGTTCTATCGCCTGCTTGAGGCAATAGGTTATGGTCCGGCAGACAGCGACGAAGATAAAGCCAAACGCACCATCGCGTTCCAGCGTCATTGGCGGCAAAACGACATTTCAGGCGATGTCGATGGAGAATGCATCGCCATTGCCAAGGTGCTTGCCAGCGCGATCATCCGCTAG
- a CDS encoding DMT family transporter codes for MPIKAVIMAFSVAVIWGVNMLTVKGAVGEIPPFILTAMRFAAVAILLLPFTQVPRGRFGKLALISVTFGGLHFGVLFYALSMIDAGPVAIIILLGVPFSSMLATYFFNDRLGWKRLSGMALAFIGVTIMFWDPTMTELQLPLLLVVFASFMWAVANVMIKKLGDIDTFQLNGWMALMAAPQLLIMSLIFEPNGFEAVMNASWVAYANLAFTVVMSSIVAYGFWYHLLKTQDVNVVVPWTLLAPVISVMGSFLVFDEPFSLLKIIGGTVVLCGVAVIMLRKPVQRKAQGMD; via the coding sequence ATGCCGATCAAAGCCGTAATTATGGCCTTTTCCGTCGCCGTCATTTGGGGCGTGAACATGCTGACCGTCAAAGGGGCGGTTGGTGAAATCCCGCCCTTCATCCTGACGGCGATGCGTTTTGCGGCTGTGGCGATCCTGTTGCTCCCGTTTACCCAGGTTCCGCGCGGCCGTTTTGGCAAGCTGGCCCTGATCTCGGTGACCTTTGGCGGTTTGCATTTCGGGGTTCTGTTCTATGCCCTTTCGATGATTGATGCCGGGCCCGTCGCCATCATCATTCTTTTGGGCGTGCCGTTTTCATCGATGCTTGCGACTTATTTCTTTAATGACCGGCTGGGCTGGAAACGGCTTTCGGGTATGGCGCTGGCCTTTATCGGTGTCACCATCATGTTCTGGGACCCGACTATGACCGAACTGCAATTACCACTACTACTCGTGGTATTTGCATCCTTCATGTGGGCGGTTGCCAATGTCATGATCAAGAAGCTTGGCGATATTGATACCTTCCAGCTGAATGGCTGGATGGCGCTGATGGCGGCCCCGCAACTTCTGATCATGTCCCTGATCTTTGAGCCGAACGGCTTTGAAGCTGTGATGAACGCAAGCTGGGTGGCCTATGCCAACCTTGCCTTCACGGTCGTGATGTCATCGATTGTTGCGTATGGCTTCTGGTATCATTTGCTGAAGACGCAGGATGTAAATGTCGTTGTGCCCTGGACCCTGTTGGCACCGGTGATCAGTGTGATGGGTTCGTTCCTTGTATTTGACGAGCCGTTTTCGCTGCTTAAAATCATTGGCGGCACAGTCGTTCTGTGCGGCGTGGCGGTCATCATGCTGCGCAAGCCGGTTCAACGCAAAGCACAGGGAATGGATTGA